CATCGTCTTCGATTCCGACATCTTCCAGCGCTTCCTCATCGTCCGCATCGAACATTTCCCGTTCCTCGAAGAAAAGCTCGGCCGACGTGTTGGCGCCGGGCTGGAATATCTCGATTACAGCATCGGCGATACGTTCGGTATAAGCCCCCGGCGGATACATATTGTTGGTGCGCAGGGCCTGGATCAATGCGCTGCGATCCCTGTCCATGGCGGCTTTGATTGCCGGGACATCATAAGTTTCTTCACAAAGAAGGGAGAGCATCTCCTTGTCCAGTTCGGCGTATTCCTGGATGGAGAGTTTCTCGTTCCCATTGTCCAACAGGACCACGTATTTCTGTTTCATCTGCGTCTTCCTCCGGAGGCGAAAAATCGCCGTATATTTTTTGTGCACGGAGGAACATCATAAAACATCTTTGATGTCAACAGTCATTTAAGGGATTGACGCTGACGGCTCAAAATGGTAGTGGGTCGCCTTATCCCAAGTGGAGGGATGGCCGAGTGGTTTAAGGCGGCGGTCTTGAAAACCGTTGAGCGAAAGCTCCGTGGGTTCGAATCCTACTCCCTCCGCCATCACGCCAAGTGATTCTGACGACCTTGCTGGAGAGATGGCCGAGCCGGCTGAAGGCGCTCGCCTGCTAAGCGAGTGTGGGGGGAAACTTCCACCGAGGGTTCGAATCCCTCTCTCTCCGCCAGTTAATTAAAAAACCCGGCCTCCCAAAAAATCAATGGGAGACCGGGTTTTTTGTTAAAAATCAGGGGAACCTGCGGTCAATGGACCGCTGCTCGAAAAACCTATCCTCTCCAGGTGCGAAAGGCGCCGGTGTCCACATGCACGAAGTCGGACTTGGGATAGTAGCCGACGCCGCCAAGCTTTAAGTCCAGGCAGGCTTTACGCAGATTGCCGGTATCGCATCCGGGCAGACGGATGTCAATGGCCTGTCCGAGCATGTGAAAGCTGCGTTTGGCCACGCCGTTGCTGTTCTTGCGCAGTTGGGCGTTGGTCTTGGGAGAGCGGTAGCCGGAAATGATGTGAAACGGCGTACCGGGCGCCAGGCGCTGGTTGACGGTGTAGAGCAGATCGAGCAGGCGGCGATCGATGGCCTGGACGTCGCCGGTGCGGTGATCCCGCAGAATGTGATTGATCTTTTTCAGGGCGTCGGGGCAATAGGCGCCTTTGCTATAGTAGCAGACGTTGAGCCGTTCGCCGGTGTGGGTGTTGTAGAATGACAGGGTGCGGCGGCTGTCGTCCGGCGGCAGTGCGGACCAGGCGGTGGCTGGAACCAGGCAGCCCGCCAGCAAACCGGTTCCGAACTTCAGAAAATCGCGTCGACTGCATTTACCCATGGTGTTCTCCAAGACTTCGTCTGTTGGCCCCCCGTGCGGCCATCCGTTTGAATTGCTGGAGATAATAGCAAATAACATGCCTAAGTCGGAAAAACGCATCTTTTTCAGGGCATCCTCCCGAAATAAAACGCATAACCTACCGTAAAAATATAATATTTTACAATATCAAATTTCGGGGATCGCCCTTCGCAAGAGCCATTCTTTAAAAAAATCGTGTGCACTTTTGGTCAACTCGATGACGGCAAATTACAATCGCAGCACAAAACCCAAGCCGGCCGGGAAAGGATCGCTGTCCGATCCAAAGGGGGATGCCGGTGAAAGGCCTTTTTCGGCTGGATAACAAGGCAGCCGTCTGAAATCCGTCATCAATTGACGATGCGCTGAAACCGCTTCTCCAACTCCTTGACGGTCCACTGGACCCAGATGGGTCTTCCGTGGGGGCAGTGGGAGGGGTTTTCGCAGGCATCCAACTGTTCGAGCATGGCCTTAATCTGTTCCCCGCTGAGTCGCTGGTGGGCCCGGACGGCATTGTGGCAGGCCATGACCATGAGGCAGCCGTCCAGAATGGATTCCATATCCACCGATACGCCGATCTCGGCCGTTTTTTCGACCAGCCGGGTGATCATGGCGGGCATCTCACTGCTGTCCAGCAAAGTGGGGACTGCCTTGACCACGAAGGTATTGCCGCCAAACGGCTCGATTTCCAATCCGTAGCGGTCCAACTCCGGGGCCAGTTTATTCAGGATCTGGGCTTCACGAAACCCCAGATCGACGGTTTCGGGCAGCAGCAGCCGCTGGGATGCCGGCCTTCGCTCGGCAGTCTGGCGTTTGAGCTGTTCGAAAACGATGCGTTCATGGGCCGCATGCTGGTCGATCAACAGCAGGCCCTGGTCGGATTCGCAGATAATGTAGGTGCCTTTGGCCTGGCCGATGACCGTCAGGCCGGAAAAAAACGGTCGGGTCCACAAGGATTCCTGCCGGGCCGGCTTTTCGGGAGGCAAGGCCGGCTGCGCCGGTCTTTCGCTGGCGGGTGGCTGCGGTTCCGGTATAGCACCGGCCGGTTTGTGTCCTTCGGCAACAGGCGGCTTCGGTTGCACCGGACCCCGAAAGACAGGCGGCTTGTCTCTGGTCCCGGATTGCGGCGCGGTGCGATATTCGCTCCGGGGTTCCGCCACGGCGTTCTGCCTTGCAGCGGGAAAGGAAGCGGCTGCCGCGGGAGCCTGCCGCCGGGTAGGATCGGATTGGCGCAGGGTTTCGGCAACGGCGTCGCGGACCGTGTCATGGACGCTTTTCTGCCGGATGAAGCGAACTTCGTGTTTGGTGGGGTGAACGTTGACATCCACCTGATCGAAGGGCACCGTTAAAAACAGCACGGCCACCGGATACTGCCCCTTCATCAGCCGGCCGCTGTATCCGGCGAAAAGCGCGTGCTGGACGACCCGATCCTTGATCCAGCGACCGTTGACGAACAGATAGATGCCCCGAGCCGTGGATCGGTTCATCCGGGCCGCGGCAATCCACCCGCCGATCCGGACATCGTCGGTTTCGCGCTCCACGGGATGCAGGTCTTTTTTGACCCCGCTGCCCAACACGTCGGCCACGCGATCTACGGGCGCTGCGGCTGCGGCCCAGCTTTTCACCGTGCGATTGTTATGGTCGAGCCGGAATTGTATGGAGGGTCGGCACAAGGCCATGCTGGCGATGGTATCTGCGATGTGGCCCATTTCCGTGTTGATGCTTTTCAGGAACTTGCGTCGGGCAGGGGTGTTGTAGAAAAGGTTGGCGACGCTGACCATGGTGCCGGCCGGTGCGCCGGCGTCGGATACGCTGTTGATTCGCCCTCCGGCCACCTCGATCCGGGTGCCTGCATCGGCGTCTTTCTCCCGGGTGATCAGGGTAAAGCGGGAAACCGAGGCGATGCTGGGAAGCGCCTCTCCCCGAAAGCCCAAGGTCCGGATGGAAAACAGATCCGGTTCGCGCAAGATCTTGCTGGTGGCGTACCGCTCCAGGCAGAGCAGGGCATCGTCGCGGCCCATCCCGTCTCCGTTGTCCGACACACGGATGCGTTTGCGCCCGCCCTGCTCGATCTCCACCAGGATGCGTCTGCTGCCGGCATCGATGGCGTTTTCCACCAACTCTTTGACCACCGAGGCCGGCCGCTCCACCACTTCCCCGGCCGCGATCTTGTTGGACAGATTTTCCGGAAGGACCCGTATTTTTGACATTTCTCTTAATTCAGAAGGCTTCGTAAAAAACCCGAGATCAAGGCTTGCGAATCCTGAGAAGTGAGGCGTATCAGGAATACTCCGCAGCGACGAAGGATGAGCGTAACGCCGATATCGGGTTTTTTACGAAGCCGTATCCTTGAAACTGCGCGCTAAGTATTCCGCCTCCATAGGATTCAGGTTGAATTTAAGGCCAGCCGCCTCCAGAAGCTGCTGATGCGTCCGGGTCGAACCGGCCTTTTTCTCTTCGGAAATCCACTGAACGGCTTTTCTCAGGCTTTCGCCCTCGGGCTGTATGGTGGTCATGGGGGATTCACTCCAGGTTGGGTTTGCGCGTGTTGATGGAAAGCTTGGCTTCCAGCTGCCGGGCAATCTTGAACAGGACGGCTTCGTTGAAATGCCGTCCCATGATCTGCAGACCGATAGGCATACCGTCGTCGGAGAAGCCGCAGGGTACCGAAATTCCGGGAATGCCGGCCAGGTTGGCGGAAAGGGTGAAAACGTCCGACAGATACATGGCCAGCGGGTCGTCGAGGGTTTCGCCGATGCCGTAAGCCGGGGTCGGGGCCACCGGGGAAACGACGGCGTCGCAGGAGGCGAAAGCGGTATCGAAATCGTTTTTGATCAAGGTTCGCACCTGGGATGCCTTGCCGTAATAGGCGTCGTAATAGCCGGCGGAAAGGGCATAGGTGCCCAGGATGATCCGCCGCTGGACTTCCGGTCCGAATCCCCGGGAGCGGGTGCTGCGGTACATCTGCAACAGATCGGTCTGTTCTTTGTCCCGGAATCCGTATT
This window of the uncultured Desulfosarcina sp. genome carries:
- a CDS encoding DUF882 domain-containing protein, with protein sequence MGKCSRRDFLKFGTGLLAGCLVPATAWSALPPDDSRRTLSFYNTHTGERLNVCYYSKGAYCPDALKKINHILRDHRTGDVQAIDRRLLDLLYTVNQRLAPGTPFHIISGYRSPKTNAQLRKNSNGVAKRSFHMLGQAIDIRLPGCDTGNLRKACLDLKLGGVGYYPKSDFVHVDTGAFRTWRG
- the mutL gene encoding DNA mismatch repair endonuclease MutL; translated protein: MSKIRVLPENLSNKIAAGEVVERPASVVKELVENAIDAGSRRILVEIEQGGRKRIRVSDNGDGMGRDDALLCLERYATSKILREPDLFSIRTLGFRGEALPSIASVSRFTLITREKDADAGTRIEVAGGRINSVSDAGAPAGTMVSVANLFYNTPARRKFLKSINTEMGHIADTIASMALCRPSIQFRLDHNNRTVKSWAAAAAPVDRVADVLGSGVKKDLHPVERETDDVRIGGWIAAARMNRSTARGIYLFVNGRWIKDRVVQHALFAGYSGRLMKGQYPVAVLFLTVPFDQVDVNVHPTKHEVRFIRQKSVHDTVRDAVAETLRQSDPTRRQAPAAAASFPAARQNAVAEPRSEYRTAPQSGTRDKPPVFRGPVQPKPPVAEGHKPAGAIPEPQPPASERPAQPALPPEKPARQESLWTRPFFSGLTVIGQAKGTYIICESDQGLLLIDQHAAHERIVFEQLKRQTAERRPASQRLLLPETVDLGFREAQILNKLAPELDRYGLEIEPFGGNTFVVKAVPTLLDSSEMPAMITRLVEKTAEIGVSVDMESILDGCLMVMACHNAVRAHQRLSGEQIKAMLEQLDACENPSHCPHGRPIWVQWTVKELEKRFQRIVN